The following nucleotide sequence is from Citrus sinensis cultivar Valencia sweet orange chromosome 6, DVS_A1.0, whole genome shotgun sequence.
GTTTCATAATTTGGTCTCATCAACTTGACTTAAAAATGGAAGCTTTGCATCATATAAAagacaattcaaaatttattaattttaacagttgttattttttatttgctgtGGGGGAATTATCTTCACAGGTGGTGATGAAGAATAGCACTAAATTGTGTTCATCCAAGCCAATTGTCACAGTTAATGGCAAGTTCCCGGGACCCACTCTCTATGCGAGGGAACATGACACAGTGCTGGTCAAAGTAGTCAACCATGTCAAATATAATGTCACTATCCActggtaaaaattaattcatcaatacccattaaaataaagtaataataataataatgacaataacaacaacaacacaacaaaaaataaattaaatatttccaCCTAAATATGTCTTTTAATTGATTCAATAGGCATGGTGTCCGGCAACTGAGAACCGGCTGGGCCGATGGACCAGCATACATAACACAATGTCCAATTCAGTCAGGGCATAGCTATGTGTACAATTTCACAATCACAGGCCAACGGGGCACACTTCTTTGGCATGCACACATTCTCTGGCTCCGGGCCACCGTACACGGCGCTATCGTCATCTTGCCGAAGCGCGGCGTTCCTTACCCTTTCCCCAAACCCCACAAGGAAGTCGTCGTCGTCCTCGCCGAGTGGTGGAAATCCGACACTGAAGCTGTCATCAACCAAGCTTTGCGGTCCGGATTGGCCCCTAATGTCTCTGATTCCCACACCATTAACGGACAACCAGGGCCCATCTCCAGTTGCTCGTCACAGGGTAAACTGTTGCGCTTTGCGTAACTTTGAAAGCACAAGGGCAATTAAAATCCTTCCAGTAAACAcattttgatatttcttaTGTATGAATGCGCATGCAGGAGGCTTTACATTGCCTGTGGACAGCGGCAAAACCTACATGCTACGAATAATCAATGCTGCACTCAATGAAGagctatttttcaaaatagcAGGACACAAGCTAACTGTTGTTGAAGTTGATGCCACTTATGTTAAACCATTCAAAACAGACACTATTGTAATAGCTCCAGGCCAAACCACCAATGTCCTGCTCTCTGCTGACAAAACATCCGGAAAATACCTCGTTGCCGCCTCGCCGTTCATGGACGCTCCGATTGCAGTAGACAACGCGACCGCCACCGCCACGTTACACTACTCCGGCACACTCGCCAGCTCCGCCACAACTCTCACCAGCACTCCTCCGAAAAACGGCACCGCCATTGCCAACAAATTTATTGACTCTCTCCGTAGCTTGAACTCCAAGAAATACCCAGCTAAAGTCCCACAAACAGTTGATCACAATCTCTTGTTCACAGTTGGACTTGGAGTTAACCCCTGCCCTTCTTGCAAAGCCGGTAACGGCAGCCGTGTTGTGGCTTCAATCAACAACGTCACATTTGTTATGCCAACGATTGCGTTGCTTCAGGCTCATTTTTTCAACATCAGTGGAGTTTTCACTACCGATTTTCCTGGCAACCCACCGCATACTTATAACTTTACCGGCACTCCAAAAAATCTGCAGACTTCCAATGGAACAAAAGCTTACAGGCTAGCTTACAACTCTACAGTTCAGCTAATTTTACAAGATACTGGAATCATAGCCCCTGAGAACCATCCAGTCCATTTACACGGATTCAATTTCTTTGCCGTCGGTAAGGGACTTGGTAACTTCAATCCCAAGAAAGATCCTAAGAAGTTTAATCTTGTTGATCCTGTTGAAAGGAACACAATTGGAGTCCCATCTGGGGGATGGGTTGCTATCAGATTCAGCGCAGATAATCCAggtaaacaaatttttaatactattgaTGGGTCCTCACTCactcaatcaatcaatcaatttttggGTCTCtgattcattatttttcttttttaaaatttttgtaggAGTATGGTTTATGCATTGCCATCTGGAAGTACACACAACATGGGGATTGAAGATGGCATTTTTGGTTGACAATGGCAAAGGCCCTAATGAGTCACTTTTGCCACCTCCAAGTGATCTTCCAAAGTGTTAAAAGAAACCTGAAAAACTatgcatatttaaatatacaaAGCAGAGAGATCTCCTCTTCAAGAAAAAGAGTTTGCTGGAGAAGAAGGATGTAGCATAAAAAGAGAGTGTTAATAAGCGGGGGATAAAAAAGGCGAGAGACAGAATCACAGAATCCAATTATTTCTTGAGTGAATGGAAATTTTTGCTCAAGCGTGTGTgaataatatttgtaaaagCGTTTCcgtaaatgaaattttttcaagaacttgttcattaatttctttattcttaCTTCACTCGTTCATGatctaaattttaaagaatctTCGCATGGGAGATAGCTTGTTTCTAAAGTGGCATAATTAGTGTAACAGATTCAAAACTGAGGATTGGCTAATCCAGACTAGAAGATGGTCGTTCTTCTGAAGGAAAATTGactttggtaatttaatttgcaGTAACTATATATTCGTGTGTTCATTTACTTACGGCATGTCATTTCCCTATGATATCCCCTGTAACCCACTTGGCGTTTATGTCCCAGTATCCCAGCTTCatcaaatttgttaattatttacaaagaTGGTTTTTCAACCAAAAACTTAACGTTCGAACTTTTTGATTTGCGTTTACTTCGTTGGTGCTAGTTAGTGTAGTGGGTAACGTAACGAGTTAAACGAAAAAGGTCCATTGCACTCCCTCCAGTGCTCAAAGCCCGAATCAAAACCGAAAGAAAAGTTGGGCCTTTGAGTGGACACCGATGGAGATTGAGTTAACGATCTGGGCAATGCATTTCATTGCGGTTGCATGCATGCGAAGGCACCACGCCCACAATTAAAATCATGCCAATTCTTGAATTGAATCCAATTATGGGtgcttttaatttgattgggACCCTGTAAAAGAAAAGCTCCAACGATTGCACATGAAATGGAAGAGGCTTCCCTGTGGCCACTGGCCTCCTCCTCCTTTGTTAGACACAATGGTGACAATTCAAAACAAAGATTCCATTTCTGTCACAAAAGTTTCAACTTTGATCATCATTTCGCTACAAAGACACCATTTCAATCAATCAAAAACAGAAAAGGTGATTTGGAACATTTGGAGTTCTTCTATTCTGGGACTGACAAGTACCCACGGAATCATAAACACCAATAAAGCAATTGTTGTATTGTATCCATCAATGCCGCCCCAGTACATCAAATATCCCACAAAGTCTTATTAAAAATCTCTTTTTGATTTTGGAGTGCAATACAAAAGTTGTGTAACATCAATGACGACAATACTGTCTACTGGTATTAGCAGCATCATTAACTTGTGTTTTGAGTAGCAACAAATTTCGCAATCGCAATGCTTCTCATTTTTCAGTAATTAAGCAGAGGGTAGCCAAAGTTAATGATGGTGACATCTCACCAGCGCAATAATGGAGGTCTTGAGAAGCCTTAGGGCCGgtttggtattgtttttgaATCTGTATTTTCGAAGAATAAAAACGCAAATAAAAATGGTGTTTTGCAGTTGCTGTATTTCGAATTTAAATATACGTCTGGTATCATTTTCTGtatcctatattttaaaactaaaaacagTAATATGCGTTTGGTAGACACagttgaaaatgataaaaacaaagaatatgcgtttggtaatgcttttttcaaaaacagtttttactaatcatttacattatatttataatcataaaataattatttagctaatacacacaaatacaacaaaataatttaaccaaatttaatataaaaaattacatgataataaagtttaagaattaacattaattaaaaaaattttgacattgtcattgtttttacaccatataattaagatatatattacgacacatgatttaaacaaaataattataaaaaaatacatgataCACATTATGCATTACGTATGTAATCATGCCACATAAAAGCTGCAATTCCATCTCTTGTAGCATTCATCTCTGCGACACTTGCTGGAGATAAATCAATATTAGTAAGTGGCTTACTAGTGTCTCCTTCATCGTTGGTAACCAAATCTTGCACATCCAAATCCCCAAATAACCTATCACTTGCATTTTCTCATCGAATAAAATTATGCAAAGCGCAAAATGCAATTGGAATTAGACGTTGCTTACGTAAACTATAATTATGCATATcccttaaaattgaaaatcgcGCTTTTAAAACACCAAAGCATCGCTCAATTACTTTACTCTCGATGTTTTTTGCACAACCTATTAAACTTGGATTTAAGTTGCCCTACATTGAATCTTTTTTGGCATTGTTCTAACAACTCATCACTTATAGTGTTCCAAATTTTCTTAGTGAAAGTTGATGTTTGTAAATCACCTTTTTTAACATGGTCATGTACAATACGAATAAAAATGGTTTCGGTCTGGCTAGACCAATCAGCCTTATCCTCAACATCAACATCATGTGAATCCATATcttgaaaaattagaaaaaataacacaTATCAAATAATGATCAAATTCAACATAACATATACATATTTCAGCAACATGTCATACATTAAAAGCTGAATGGTAcccgaaaaaataaaaaataaaacatatatcaaatattaatcaaattaaaaacactgctattaaattttaagatataaACCATACAATTTTCAATACATGCTATTAATCCCCCACTCAATTTCAGTAATGTAATCAGCATAAAGGTTGCATTGCTATGACTTTTTGCATTAATATTGATAACTAAAAGCCTTAACTTGCTTTTTGAACTTGGTTATTTGTTACTCAATGCAGACAGCTTACAACTTGAAGATTTGGGAATCATTTACCACGGAAATACCCACCCATGTATTTGGTATGCTAGTGTAGTGTTTTTGGGaacaatttttagttaattgaagttcattttaaataagagccatgagttttttattttttctaacaaTTGCGAAATTATATTACCATAGCATTTTGAGTAATCATTGCATGtcaattatgaattatttattttatttcccaaaaaaaactCCCCCATGTTCTAACTTCGGTCTCCCGAGTCCCGACCGCAAAAACATAATCCATTTTTGTAGATATAATTTAGTTCTTCAAATTTTCGTAATATAATTTGTGAAATCACCAAAATTTGATAGCATTGTCATAAGTCATAACcctttataattctttaattttattctaaatatttaatctaCCATCTCACGTAACctcatatttt
It contains:
- the LOC102614350 gene encoding laccase-4, with protein sequence MDSWVRLLLLVACLFPALVECRVRHYKFNVVMKNSTKLCSSKPIVTVNGKFPGPTLYAREHDTVLVKVVNHVKYNVTIHWHGVRQLRTGWADGPAYITQCPIQSGHSYVYNFTITGQRGTLLWHAHILWLRATVHGAIVILPKRGVPYPFPKPHKEVVVVLAEWWKSDTEAVINQALRSGLAPNVSDSHTINGQPGPISSCSSQGGFTLPVDSGKTYMLRIINAALNEELFFKIAGHKLTVVEVDATYVKPFKTDTIVIAPGQTTNVLLSADKTSGKYLVAASPFMDAPIAVDNATATATLHYSGTLASSATTLTSTPPKNGTAIANKFIDSLRSLNSKKYPAKVPQTVDHNLLFTVGLGVNPCPSCKAGNGSRVVASINNVTFVMPTIALLQAHFFNISGVFTTDFPGNPPHTYNFTGTPKNLQTSNGTKAYRLAYNSTVQLILQDTGIIAPENHPVHLHGFNFFAVGKGLGNFNPKKDPKKFNLVDPVERNTIGVPSGGWVAIRFSADNPGVWFMHCHLEVHTTWGLKMAFLVDNGKGPNESLLPPPSDLPKC